A stretch of DNA from Acomys russatus chromosome 4, mAcoRus1.1, whole genome shotgun sequence:
CCTCCTCCACATCAAAGCCCAGCACATCCTCCTGCGCCCAGGCAATGCCAGGCTCTCTCTGACGGTGGGTGCATTAGGCTGCAATTTGCAAAGTCATTTGCCTGTGGGGACGGTCCCTTCCCACTCGTTTCTGCAGCAGATACTAAGCAGGACTGTTGTGAGTGTAATTAGTTACCCAAAAAGAGCCATCAAAAGCCCAGGCCCTGTGAGAGGCCCTAGCTACCACAGTACAGGAAGGGGTCAAGGCAAAAGGAGGACGAGTAAGAGTCTGTGAGGTCACACAGGGAGACGGAGCAGCACAGCGCAAGCCCCTGGCACCTGAGGCCTGTGGAAGCTACACAGGATAGGAAGCGCCCAGCCTCCAGTGACTGGCATGCAGGGCTAGGAGAAGACAGAGCTGATGTTGAGACCTGTCACGCTTGTCTCCTTTGTTGCTGTGGACCTTCTGCCTGGAAAGCCTATGTCTGCATACACTTCAAACCTGACCACAGATCATAGAGATAAACCCACTCCCAGCCATGCAGtaaaaagaaacacagtaaaCAGCGCTAAAAGCCCTATGCAGAAAACCAGCAGGGATTCTATCACTAGCTAAAAAAAACACTACTCAGAGCTCCAAGTTGTAACAAGTGGTCACCTTTACTGAGTCCTTAAGCTCGGCCTACTCCACAGAGGGGGCGACTGAGGCTCTGAGAGACTCACGAgctgctcaaggtcacagagctctCGGACGGAAGgccagtctgtcctcactgtgacACAGCCTTCAGGAACTCGAGGGttttgcttcttaaaaaaaaaacaagtgatcAGGGAACTAAGTCTGGGTGCCAGCCGGCCAGGCACAGGCCGGGAGCTGAGGGCAGACAGTCCCACTGAGGGCTTGTGCCCACGAGAGGAAGGGCAGCGACTCCCCAGCACCAGGGGTGCCAAGAACTAGGAAACAGAGcccaagaagagaagaagacaggcagctgtggctgtggGTGGTGTCAAGGGTATTAGAAGGAAAGTGGAAGGCACTCCCAGGATGGCAGGGAGTGGCTCAATGGAGGAACGAGGGTGACTGGAGTACCAAGGTGTGCCCCAACCACACTCCAGCCTGTTCTTCagttctctgcctctgctcttcacAAGGGGTGTCCAGCTAACACTCTGGGATAAACTGACCCCCCTGTCCCCTGCCTGCAGGCTAACATAGTGACCACAGAAAACTGAGGTCCTACTGGCCACACGGACATGTGATACAGACCTGGGAGGCTCCTCACTGTGAGCCTACAGTTTATCCATGATAGGCCTACCTAGGGCTTCCTACATCTGGGAGTCACACAGCAGAAGTTCTGCCATATTAGCAGTGGGGCCTGCCCAGAAGGTGTCCAGACCTGGTTCTTACTGTCACTCTTCTGGTGAAGACTGAGAATGCAGGAGGGGGCTGAGACTGTGTGACATGGTGCCTGGCAGCTGGGGCCatctggggaggaagaagagctgtTCTGGGCTAAGGTGAGGGGCTCCTAGAAATGACCCAGAGGAGGAAGTATGTAAAGTGTGATATGGCAGGCCCTCAAGTCCAGGAggtgtggaggagaaggaggagggtctGGCCAGGTATACAaggctgaggagaaagagaaagtgtggtAAGACCCTGGCCCACAAGCGgaggtgggacacacacacacacacacacacacacacacacacacacacacacaaagcaagtaAAAAGTGTTAGAGTGGACAGGGAAGAGGTGTTGTCTACAGTCAACTAGGCTGAGGGAACGCTGAAATCCGTGTTCAGGGGGCTTTCAAGGTGAGGAACTGACTCCGTATCCAGGAGCTGGCAGCTTTGACAGAACCGTTCCCTGTATCTGGAGGACGACAAGCTTCCAGTCATCCAAATTTGTCCCCTGTATTCTGGACTGATGCTGCTAGATCAACTCAGCCCAAGTCAAGGGCAGGTGGGGCCTACAAACACTCTGACTCTTGCATGCCGGGGTGATGGGCCTTTAGGGCCCTCTGAcccgtgcgtgcgtgcgtgcgtcaGGGGCTGAAggcctccccccttcccctagtcACCCAACACCCTGATCCTGGGCTGGTGGGCTCAGGTCATCCTGACCCTACGTCCTGGGCTGACCCAGTCCGGGTCACCCAGACCTCTGAGTGCTAGCTGATGGGTCCCACGTGACCACACCTGTGCCTGTGTCCTGGCTGAATGGACCCACCTCACCTCAACCACGTCCGGGTCTGTCGAGCTTGTGGTTTACCTGAACTCTCGTGCCCTGAGCTGCCAGGCTGGGAGGAAGGACCCAGCTCACCACTACCTGCGTCCTGGGCTGCCAAGCCCACGGGTCACACCCCAGGGTGCTGGCTAGGCCTCTAGGCCATCCTAACCCCTGTGTGCAGCCGGCCCCGCCCAGCCTACTCACCTCTGGCGCTGCCCGTCCAGGCCGAGGCCGACGGGCGCCGTCGTGGGGCTGAGCAGGCCCTGGGGCGCGGGCCTGGCTGGCAGCCCCGGGAGGCCTCCGGGTGGAGCGGGCGGCGGCGCGGGCGGCTCGCGGGCCTCggtgggcggcggcggcggtggcttCTCGCCGCCAGGACCCAGGCTCGGGGGCCGTCCGTCCAGGGAGATATTGTTGAGAAAGAAGAGGGCGGCCTGGCGGCGCCGCGAGTCCCCGCGCCTCCGCGGCACGGCCGGCGGGTTCCGAGCGGCCGGCGCGGGCCTGGCGGGGCCGGGGGCCGGACCCGGGGCTCCTCCCGCCGCGGCCGCGGCCATGCTCGAGTGCGCCGCCGCGCCGCGCCGCCGCGCAGCCGCTCATTGGCCGCGGCGCGCCCGCATGCAAATATGCCTCCGTCACTCGCGCCCATTGGCCGCGGCGCGCCAGTATACAAATATACCTCTGTCACTCCCGCCCATTGGCCGCGGCGCGCCCGCATGCAAATGAACCTCTGTCACTCCGACCCATTGGCAGAGGCGGGTCTGCATGCAAATATACCTCTGTCACTCCCGCCCATTGGATGAGGCGCGCCCACATGCAAATATAGTTCCACAGACTCCATCCATTGGCCGCGACGCACCTACATGCAAATGAGTTTCTCGGAGCCCTTCCATTGGCTAGCGAGGTGCCCCGGCGGTCCCCTGGGTCCTAGAGGTGGCTATCATCTGTTGGTTGTAGGTTTGCACTGCGAGGTTGGTGGGTGCATAGAGTCTGTGTCCTGTTCGCCTGCCCAGGACGAATGATTGGGGCACCCTACAGCGAATTCTCATTATGGGACTCGGGTTGTGGGCCAGGTGTGGTTCCCTTGCCCTCCAGGCTGTTTCTTCAGAGCTTAGGACCTCTGGGCTGGCCATACAGCCACGGGACACCAGAGCACACTGCTTCCGGGCTGTGCCAGCGGGGCCTCCCTCACTGATTGCAGAAGAGACCCATCTGTGGTCTGAGGACAGCTGGCCCCTTCCAGGGTTGCGGTCTGTTTCAGCATGGACGTGGTCTTGAGTCTGCAGGGTGCTGGAACTTCAGTTTCCTCTTGGACAGGTGACCAGGGCTTTCGTATATAGACCTTTCTGGTTATGTACCATTCACTCTACCACAATCTGCTCTTTTCAGTTCCCAGCCTATGTGGATGTCTTGTCTTAAAGTGGGACCTTGGTGTTTGGTGGATAATTGAGGAGGCACAAAGGAAAATCTCCCTGATGTTCTAAGGTCACCACCTGCTCTGGTTCTGTGGCTACTGCAGCGTGTTCTGCAGTGGAGTTGGTTGAAGTACAGGGACTGGCTTCTTTGCGTGGGAAGAGAAGCCATTAGTGGTGTGACCCACAGGAGTCCACAGTTCCCTCTCTGCTTTCAAGACTCAGTCACGCTGATCATGTCAGACACCTCCTCTCCTTGGCagtctccctctttctttctttctttcttttttccaagacagggtttctctgtgtagccttggctgtcctggactcactttgtagaccaggctggcctcaaactcacagcaatccgcctgcctctgcctcccgagtactgggattaaagacgtgtgccaccacgcccggcccccagTCTCCCTCTTTCATGCCTGCACAAGTAGACTTATCCTTCcctgccctctctgcttctcccctGCCTTTTCCAAACTGGCCTCTGCCAAGAACCAATGGTaaggcgggcagtttttcttccTAGTAGAATGCAGGGCTTGGTCCAACTGTGTGGTGGGCACTCCCAGCAAGCGTCATTTTTGTCAGCTGGAAGCACTAAACACTGAAGGGGCCCTGGTGTCTGCTGACCTGGGTGTGGTGCCCAGCACCCAGCCAACTGTTTGCGAGTGAGCACGGGAGCCACTTACCTTTCTGAGTTTTGGTCCCCAGTAGCATGAAGAGCTGGCAGTATGCCTAACGTGGTTTGGGATGGGTGATTGAGACACAGCAGTGTTGGGTCAGCGGTATGGTCCTTGCCACTGACATAAACAGTCCTTGACAGGGAGGGGAGAACAAAGTGTGGCAACCGAAGCAGTTGTCAAATGGGAAAGGCGAGGAAGTGTGTCCCCAGCAGGGTGCCATGAGTGTGGACCTAGCCCTGAGGCCAGGCCCCCAATGCTGGCTGGCACTATGGGACCCGTGAGAGCCTTGGTGGACATTTAGGCAGGAACTTGGCTGTGGTGTTGTGGCAAACCTGACCATGAGGGCAGACTGAATAGAGCATAAGCttgtgtttaatttaattttggaaaaaaaaaccccaaacaactcaTGAAACCtgtaataacacacacacacacacacacacacacacacacacacacacacacacgcacacacacccctgaatGTCCTGTCTGGTGACAGATGAGAGGCCACTGTCTGCCCAGTGGAGAATGGAACCTCGTCAGGCCCAGACTTCACCCAGCCCCAGTTCTGGAAGTGTGAGACTTTACAGCTACATTTGCAGCACCTTTTATGCTGTGGTCCCGTACAACTGGCTTGGTTGCTTGGGTCTTCCTCACTCAGGTATAGTCGAGTGAGTTTTCTTTGGCCTTCGCCCTGACTTCTTAGCTGGCACCTAGAGGCTTATAAAAGTTTGCTAGGAACTTTGCCTGCTTCCCACACTCCTATTCACCCCTCAGAATCCAAATCTAAGTTTTAGGCGCCACCTTCTTTGACCTCCCCAAGACAGCTTCTCTTGTCCTTATCTCTCTCCTCACACTGGACCCTGATTCAGAGCTTTTACCCTTTTGCCTACAGCGCCTGTCTTTGCCCTGGAAATGGCAGTTCTTAAGTCTCCTCAATACCCTCAGGATTCAGTGGCccaggattgattttttttttttttttttttaagacagggtttctatgtgtgtagccttggctgtcctggacttgctttgtagaccaggctggcctggaactcacagacaacCTCCGGCCTCTGCCTGAtccctgtgctgggatcaaaggtgtgcaccaccaagcctggcctcagGAGAGGGTGAGACACCTGCCTCACTAACACCAGGTTGTTAGAGTGCAGGAGCTCTGCAGAACATAACGGCCACTTTGTTTCTGCCTTCCTGTCCTTGTAGCTGATCCTAGACCGCCTGCCTAAATGGGTCAAGGCCTCTGACTTCAGCCCTGCCAGCTGCATATATTGCCCTTCGTGGTCTTCTCTGAGCTTTTGGGAGACCGCATCTGACCAGGTACCCTGCGTACggccctccccttttcctctttgctGGCTGCATTTGCCCAGACTCCACAAGGGGGCGTCTGAGACCATTGTCTCTTGAAGCGTCCTTCCTGGCCTGGAAAAGTCTGCAGGGTCTGGGACCTCCAATTGCATCGGGAGGTGGGGCCGTTGCCCAGAAAAAGAAGCAGGAGTTGCAGCTAGGCTAGGGTTCCCCTACTTCCTGCCCTGCCTCCGGGTGCGGGTCCATCTTCCTTCAGGCTTGGGATGAGAAGGAGCTGTCGAGAGGCCTGGGAGGGGGCGTGGCTCACCAGCCCCTCCGGAAGCAGGCCACGCCTCCGTGCGCTCGCTGTTCCAGGCTCTCTTCAGGTTGGGAGGCTTCACACGTGACTAGTCCCTGACAGATGACAGACAGTCTCTGGGCAAGTGCAGCGTCTCTCAGTCTGGTGGGCTAGGACTCTCCCCCCGCTAATGGGGGAGAGGCTGCAGTCCTCCATGTCCCTTGGGCTCCTGGGACCTTCTGCTGGTGTCAGGGGTTCCTTTGGTTTCCTTCTCCCATGAGATGGCTTCTTGGGGGCTGTGGGAAATATGGGATTAATTATAAGAGACATGGCAGCAGGCCCTGTGGACTTGTAGGTCCTTCCTAGAGGGTCTTCTGACTTGCAACTTCTAGGCTCAGGAGAGCTCAACTCCATGAAGTCAGTCACCAGTTTTTGTTCCTAAGAAGGTAGTGAATGGGCGGAGCGAAGGAGGAGAACCACAGGGTATGGCAAAGGGCCACCTCTCCCACAGAGCCTAACTCCAGCCTCTCTCACTGCCACTGAGTGGCTGGGACTGTGACTACAAGGTCTGGGCAGGTCACACCTAGGACCTTCTGAGATGCTGGGTCTGTGTAGCAGACCTGTGGCTTTGGGCCAGTTAACCCATCGAGCCTCGGTTTCCCCGTGTGTCAAGCAGTGTCAGTTCTATGTACTGGCCAGAGTTATAAGCCCAAGGTAGAGATAGCTACATATCCTTTCCACTCTGTGTGGCTCAAGATAGTGCTGGGATGTGTGTGACACCCTGCTAGGTTAAGTTGGGAGCATGAATGACCCTTATAGGACATGGGCCTATTCTCACTGATTGCCAGACAAGTGTCCTGGAATGAAGGAGTGCCACCCACAGGATGCCTGGTGCCAGCCATCCTTTGTCCAATTACAGCCAAGAGGacgggggtgggtgagggggtgAGTAGGGGGAacgggagggggggaggggggcagctgACTCAGTGTGGAAGGTGACAGGCATACTGGTAACCCAGAGGACCACACCCTACTCCGTGTGCATAAAGCAGGAAGTGCTTGGAAGTGAAACAGTCACCCTGGCCTCCACTCCGAGCAAACACAGGTTGCGGTCAGTCCCTTTCCGGCAACAATGGCTTATTGTGGTGGCCCCGGCCCAGCCTGCTGAGCTGTAGCCTGGGCAAACATAGGCCACATGCATATTAGCTTAGGTGTTCAAAGACTCACCATTGTGCATTGGAACAGGAAGTGCCCTGATACTCTTCCCGGGGGACCAGGTTGAGATTCCTGCTATCTTATCAGGCAGGGTTGAGCTCAAAGGCACCGCCATGGGCAAACACGTGAGCAACCCTAACACCGAAGGAACACATACCCCAGGGCCAGCCGGATGTACCTCTGTGGCTCCCCAAAGGGGCACAGGAAGGTCCACAGATGCCAGTCCCAGGGAGCTGCTTGCAGGGGGACAGTAATAACTGTCCTCAATCcccccctctttttcctttttgagacaggggctcatatagcctaggttggccttgaacttgctatgtagttgaggatgacaaTGTGATGTACATTGTTCCCCtgtggctgggtgcagtggtgcacacgcctttagtcccagcactcaggaggcagaggcaggacaatctctgtgaattcgagggtagcctggtctacagagtgagttccaggccagtcagggctacctagagaaaccttgtcacaaaacaaaacaaaacaaaacaaaacataatattgTTTCCTGTGGAAACTGTCATATTTTTAGAGGTTGGCAAAGGAATCTAGAGGctcatgtatgccaggcaagccttctgccagctgagctacatccccagcccctcgtGGCTCCAGTCTTATCCTACTGGGGTCTATGGAGCTCTGGTGTCAGTCTTCTTGAGGGAGGGACACTAAGGCAAGAAAGCCATTTGGTCAGGATTCACAGAGGCCTTTTCTGGAGGATGGCTCAGGACTTCAGTCAGGCTCCAGCGGGTCCTCAGGTGCCATTCTCCAGGTAGCTAGAGATGCACCCAGCACATACTGACCCTACTTGTCCCTCCAGGATGTAGGTACCTTTGTCCTGCAGGTCTGAGGCCCACTTCCTCTTTTGTTGTGGACCCTGTTGTTGGTCTTCAGCATGTCCCTCGCCTGGGATGCTCGGCTCTGCACTTGCCTTAGAGGTCAGGCCCACCTGAGCAGAAGGAAACGCACTCATTCAGGCCAAGGAGCAACCCCCTCTCCTGCCCGGGCATCTGCCAGAACTaccttgaagatttatttatttatctatctatttatttatttatttatttatttatttatttatttattatgtatacagggctctgcctgcatgtacatctgcaggccaggagagggcatcatatcacattatagatggttgtgagccaccatgtggttgctggaaattgaactcaggacctctggaagaacagacagtgctcttaacttctgaaccatctctccagccccccccccttttttttaggttttccaagacagggtttcactgtgtatccttgactgtcctggactcgctttgtagaccaggctggcctcgaactcatagcgatccacctgcctctgcctcctgagtgctgagattaaaggcatgtgctactacgCCCGACCAGAACTTCCTTGAATGAGTGGCTGAGGACCCACCTTAGTGTCTGAGGTATCCGACTCTTCTTCCAGTCGCTCCAGGTCTGGCTTCTGAGCCATGACCTTGCTGGGCTCTGAAAGACAAATGAGGTCAGCCAGGCTGGTGGCCTTGGGCATGCATTCCCGGGACAAAGAGAATGACTCTTCATATGAGGACTGTTAGCCTGCTGCAGGACTCTtgctggagatctgaacccaGGCTTACCTGCTTGGCTCCTACAGCCCTGTGGGATGGAGGAGCAATGTCTTCTGGGCCTCAGAGCCTTGGTGCACAGTGGGAGAGACCCAGCCAGGGGCCAGCAGGCTGTCCCTTGCTTCCCTTCCCACTGTTCATCCCTTTCCACTGGACTGGGGCTCTGAGTGATGACTTTACCTGTGGTCCCGTCAGGGTCAACCCTCTGCAGATGGGGCACTGGCCTTGGCATTCTTCCAGCCTCCTCGTCTGTCCTTCCAGGAGATGCCAGGCTGGCGTGGGTCCCTGGGAGAGGGTGTGAGGTGTCCTGGGGGAGGCAAATTAATGGtttgagtatctgtgtgtgtgtgtgtacccctgagccatctcaatcTTCAGGCTGTAGTAGGTGTTCAACCCCTCCCATTCGAGTGTGAACAGCTAGGCTGCTCTTTGTCATCAACTGCtggggcagagagaaagcaggcaggcCAGGGAGGTGTAAATGCCACCCTGCAGTGGAGGTACATAAAAGATGAGGACCGGGCTGGGATCTTTACCTCAGGAGGAGCGTGCTCTTCAGGCTCCTGAGCTCTGGTCTCTGTGCTGTCATTGCTGGGAGTGTGGGGGCTATGAATCAGGGGTCTGGACAAGGTGGGCGGCTGGGGGCTGGCGATGTGAGCAACTGTGGGGCTGAGTGGCAAAGCTTGGCCGGTCAACTTGGAGATGTCTCGACACCGTCCCCGGTCAGAGAGGTCCAGAGGCTTGTCTGGGGGGCAATCTTGAGTGGTCACGTGTGCCTCCTTCCTCCAGGTGCAACCTTGGCCTGTGGACCGAGGGTGCCACGCATCAGGCTGGGCATCTGTGCTCAGAGCTGTCCTGGGGGCCTCACTCTCAGAGTTCTCAGAATCCGAGCCAGCTGGTGAGAGAGATGGCATCTCTTCTGGTGCAGATGGGACCCTCGACCTGGCACTGCCTGCCCGTGCCCGTGCGCGGAGCTGCTGCTGGATCAGCAGCAGGTGCAATGCTCCTTCTAGCCGTGGGTCCTGCATGCCCATGAAGGCACCAGGCTCGTCCCATGTTTCTGCCTCTCTAGCCTTCAGGCCGTGGGGCAGGGGGCTACTGGCCGATGTAGCAGGAGCCAGGGTGCTGCTGTGGGGGCTTTGCAGGTGCAGAGACAGGTGGCGATTCAGGAGGGAGAGGCGATCGGCTTGAAGGGAGCGCTTCAGGGTCTCATAGGCTATGGCTGATGGCCGGGAGGCCCGCAGGAagctaggggaaagagaagagTGACCACAGTGGCCCTTGGCCATCAGTGACTGGCTAAGTGAGCTCCGAGAGGGAGGACAAAAACACCTCACTTCATGGATGGGAAAGCTGAGGCTCAGGAAAGTCGGGTAAGCTACCTGAGATCACATGACCATGGGAAAGGGCAGGCTCTCAGGCCCTGGCTCTGGAGGCCACTAGGTATAGAAGAAGGTGGTAGATTTGGCCAAAGAGGACCCAGAGCCTGGACACTGGGTCCTTTATCTCCTCCTGTGTCTTAGTTAGctttagctgtcaacttgacacggcTTAATGCCTGCATCTGATTGGCTAATGTAGGAGAGGCTGCCGTAGGAGAGCCCTGCCTGtggtgggtggcaccattccctgggcaaaTGCTCCCAGCCTGTAGAAGAGAGCTAGCTGGCATCCTTCTCCGCGGATCCTGCTGCACTTGCTTTGTTGCGAGCAAGTCCCCCCAGGAGAGGCAATGCTGCATAGAATAGCAGGCCTTCTTCAACTTCCTGCTTGAgcttctgccctggcttccttcacgCATGAACCCTgagctgtgagctgaaataaaccctttcctcccttacATTGCTGTGGGTCATGTTTTTCACCACAACTGAAAGTGAGAAGATCTTGTGAGGGGAGTGTCTGACCCTCCTGTCCATCTCCCACGGCCCCACTGGCTCCACTAGGCAATGGGACTCAGGCTTTACATAGGTCCCCTGAGGTCCTAGCCAAAGTGTATACTCCACCGTGGTCTGGTCACTCAGGAACTGTGAGAGCTGTGAACCAACCCGGATGTCCAGAAAAGTCAATCCAGGAGAAAGTAGGGTACCTGGACAGATACTGAGTGGCACTCTGCTATGGAGTGCCAGCAGAGAGCTGCTCCTTGTAGTAGGTGGGCCTCACCTGTCCACGCGGAGGCCGTGTTCGTGTGCTGGGCTGGGCGGGCTGCTTCTGGTAGATGGTGGTGGGGGCGTCCCATTGGCAGTGCTGCAATCTGGTGGGCAGGCCCTGGAGCCAGGCCGCACTACGGCTACTGTCGAGTGCAGTTGGTTGGAGATGCACTGAGGGCTCTGtatggggcagggggtgggtaGGCCAATCACCCAggctctcctctcccacctcacATGAAACTCTGTGTCCCTGTCTGGCCTGGGTACGGGCCTGATGGGTATGAAGCTGGCACAGGGCACCTTGCACACAGCAGGAGGCTGCTGCTGGCCTGCTTGCCTGGAaggcaagggtgggggtgggatgggggtgggggtccagGAAGCAGGTCCTCACCATGTCCAGGGTGCGTGGCTCGGGTAGGTTGGCAGCTGGGGAGACTCTGGCCATTGGGGATGTCTTGTGGCTTGACACCTTATCTGTGGGAGGAGGAGTCACAGCTAGGGAGACCCTGTGGCATCCCCCTAGGGGCCCACTCTCACAGCCTCTCCCCTAACCCTGCTGACCTttgcctggctgctcttcctcagcctcctctggGCCTCCTGGTGTGTTCTCAGTGGTGCCCTTCCGGCTACTGGGGGAGTGCAGTGGCATGGGTGACGGGGGCTCTGAGGTGCCCTCCCAGGCCTGGGGTGCAGTCTTGTCTCTGGAGAGGAACAGGGCTGATGATGAGGACGTAGAAGCGAGAGCACCTGGGGCGGTCAGGCCACTCCGCACGCAGGGTAGGTGTCCGGGGCCTGTGCTGCCCCACTCACCCCAGGCTCCGCAGCCTCTTCACTTCTTCTTTCAGAATCTTGTTTTCCTCCTTCAGCCCATTCATCTCATTGGCTGCAAGGAGTGAGGCCATAGGTCAGGGGTGGAGACAAGAGGCTCCCACAGTACAGGGAAGTCCTCTGCTTGCTCTAGCCTGGCACATAGCAGGAGGGACGGTGATACTGTCTGTGAGACAGTGTTGGTAAGGGCCAGGCTGCACCCCAGCTTGTCCCTAGAGCTCCTCTCAGGAAGGTTGGAGGGGACCCCCACCCCGCCTAGGAACTGAGAAGAGACACAGGCCACTGGGGGCCTTGTCCCATGTGTCAGGGAACCAGAGCGTGCCGCCTGCCATGTGCCGTGCCTCTTCCTTTCCTATGGTTCTGtgtgggctgggctggctggccctGGGGTCCCTggactgtgggtgtggctcactgAGGATGCAGAGGTGCTGCAGGCTCTGCAGGTGTGCACTTTCCAGTTCCAGCTGCTTCTTCCTGGCCAGCTCCTGGGTGACCATGCATCGGTCGCACAAGCCAGCCCGCAGCCTGGGGACAGGGGGAGCCATACTGAGGCACACGTTCTGCTTCCTTTCCCTAACTGTGTTCCATGGACCCCCAGGCCTACCTCCTGCTGAGGGCTTAGGAGCCCATTGCAATTACATTTGGAAAggagtcttttgttgttgttgtttgagacagggtttctctgtgtagccttggctgtcctggactcgctttgtagaccaggctggccttgaactcacagagatctgtctacctctgcctcccgagtgctgggattaaaggcgtgtgccaccacacccagtgggaAGGAATCTTAGAAAAGAGGTTCTCTTAAAGGTCTGTGGAGTGCTGGCGTGGGGACATCTGTCTGGTTTGGTCTGTGCTAAAGATTCTCAGATTGGCTCTGGGAGGGGTTACCTCACCTGTTCTCCAGAACCCGCAGGTTCTCCTTCAGTGCCTTCTGCTGCTCCCGCAGCTGGTGATTCTTGGCAAAGAGCTCCTCTACCCTCTGTGCGTCTCTGTGTGACAGATAGCTGAGGTGAGCTGCTGGTCTTGATGCCCTGTGTAGCCTGGCTTTGGGTGGCTCCTCCCTAGCGGCTTCCCATGGTGACCTGCCCCGTCCAGTCTGATTGTTGTGTTGCCTTAGCTATGGGACCTTGGTCTAGTTCAATGGTTCTCAACCGAAATGGTCGAGGCCCCTTTGAGGAtgttgaatgaccttttcacagaggtcgcctaagaccattagaaaacacggatatttacattatgatgcataacagtagcaaaattacagttatgaagtagccacaaagataattttatggttggggggggggtgtcgccacaacatgaggaactatataaagggttgcagcatttgaaaggttgaaaaccactggtctAGTCAGAGATGGGACACAGGAGGGTCACACAGCAATTGAGGTTGAGTTGGGCCTCACAACAAGTATTGTCACTGGCACTTTGTTCTCCCTGGGTCTCGAAGTGGATGGCCATGCCAGACCCCTTGGGACTGATGTCTCAATGGTCTAGTCCTAGCTCTACCACATAAGCAGTATGTCACCTTGGCCAAGGGACTCACTGCCCCATCCTTGCCAtgctaagcctcagtttccctttgttTGGGATGCTGGGTGGGCTGCCATCCTGAGACCTTGGGGGCCAGTGTGGGTGGCCATGGCCTGTGGGAACAGctgccctcccctctgctcctctgGCTCAGCTGGGCTGACTCACCGGCACCGCTCTGAGTTCAGTTCTAGAAGCTTGTTCTGCAGGCCTGGCAGGGAGGACAGAGAAGGTGTGTGTCAGGTCCGGCCTAGCTGCCTCCTCACAGCAGTGGTGGGGCTGAGCAGCAATATGggaactcctgcctcagctgtcaCATAGGATCCTCTCCAGACCCTGGGAAGGGTGTGGGG
This window harbors:
- the Rbbp8nl gene encoding RBBP8 N-terminal-like protein — encoded protein: MDNFMESLNRLKEAHEKEVLGLQNKLLELNSERCRDAQRVEELFAKNHQLREQQKALKENLRVLENRLRAGLCDRCMVTQELARKKQLELESAHLQSLQHLCILTNEMNGLKEENKILKEEVKRLRSLGDKTAPQAWEGTSEPPSPMPLHSPSSRKGTTENTPGGPEEAEEEQPGKDKVSSHKTSPMARVSPAANLPEPRTLDMSPQCISNQLHSTVAVVRPGSRACPPDCSTANGTPPPPSTRSSPPSPAHEHGLRVDSFLRASRPSAIAYETLKRSLQADRLSLLNRHLSLHLQSPHSSTLAPATSASSPLPHGLKAREAETWDEPGAFMGMQDPRLEGALHLLLIQQQLRARARAGSARSRVPSAPEEMPSLSPAGSDSENSESEAPRTALSTDAQPDAWHPRSTGQGCTWRKEAHVTTQDCPPDKPLDLSDRGRCRDISKLTGQALPLSPTVAHIASPQPPTLSRPLIHSPHTPSNDSTETRAQEPEEHAPPEDTSHPLPGTHASLASPGRTDEEAGRMPRPVPHLQRVDPDGTTEPSKVMAQKPDLERLEEESDTSDTKVGLTSKASAEPSIPGEGHAEDQQQGPQQKRKWASDLQDKAPKKPSHGRRKPKEPLTPAEGPRSPRDMEDCSLSPISGGRVLAHQTERRCTCPETVCHLSGTSHV